The Pirellulales bacterium genomic interval CATGGCCGATATTCAGACCTCGTTTTTCCTGAAGGGGATCACGATGACCGGCGCGGCGCTGCTTATCACGCAGCTTGGAGTCGGCGGTCGATCGACCCACGACACATCCGCCTAGCGCGCGGTTCGCGCACGCGGCGTGGCAGACTGTCGCGCCGCGGCAAAATGTGCCCATCTCTCGTTGAGCGCATCGCTTAGAGCGATGCTCCTTTGCCGCGCAGACAGGTGGCTTTCCTCACGCCGTACAATCCCGGTGTCCAGCGCGCGGGTTCCAGCGCCGCTCGCGCCGTAGACAAGCAACGGAGAGAGAACCATGTCCGACCATATCCTGCACCATCAGTTTCTTTCGAGTGGAGCGGGCGAGACGACGCCGCAACGCCCCGATCGCGATCCCGTTCGTGCCGAGTCTCACGATGCCGAGTTGCTCGACGCCTATTCGCGTGCGGTGATCGGCGTGGTCGAGGCGGTCAGCCCCGCCGTCATCTCCGTCACGGGAGGTCGCGGCAACGGCGGTGGACTGGGTTCCGGCTTCATTATCACGCCCGACGGCTACGCCGTGACGAACAGCCACGTCGTGGGCGGTCAGTCGAGCCTTTCGTCCGAAACGAGCGACGGCGACCGCATTCATGCGGACGTGATCGGCGACGACCCGGCCACCGATCTCGCGTTGCTGCGGCTCGCCGCGCGCGATCTGCCCTATGCCAGCCTGGGCGAGTCCGCGTCGTTGCGCGTCGGGCAACTGGTGATTGCGATGGGAAGCCCCCTCGGTCTGCAATCGACCGTCTCGACCGGCGTGGTCAGCGCCGTGGGACGCAGCATGCGCTCGCAAGGGGGCCGGCTGATCGAGAACGTGATTCAGCACGCCGCGCCGATCAATCCCGGCAACTCGGGCGGGCCGCTGGTCGATTCGCGCGGACACGTCGTGGGCGTGAACACGGCGATCATCGCCTTCGCGCAGGGGCTCGGCTTCGCGATTCCCAGCAGCACCGTGCAATGGGTCACCACCGAATTGCTGGCGCACCGCCAGGTGCGGCGTCGGCAGCTTGGCATCGTGGCGTCTACTGTCAGCGTGCCGCGGCATCTGATCCGTCAGTTCGATCTGCTTTCCGATCAAGCAGTCGGTGTCGTCGAAGTCGCCGAAGGAAGCATTGCCGAACGCTCGGGACTCCGCGCCGGAGACCTGCTCGTCGAAATCAACGGCCGCATCACGACGGGCGTGGACGATGTCCACCGCGTTCTCTCGCAACTCGGCCACGACGCCGAGCTCGAAGCCGCCGTGGTGCGAGAGGAACGACGATTGACGCTGGTCCTACGATAGTACGTGGTGACAATCCAGTAGTGGGTGGCACTGACGATTCTCCGGAGCAGACGAGTTCTTGCTGAGCCACGAACGCGGAGAATCGTCCGTGTCGCGCAGCGACGAGAGGTGTGGTGCTGGCTTTCGCCTGCTATACATTTTCAACGTCGAACGGGTCCTCTTGTTGCTGCGCAACACCGACGAAGTTGCGACTGGCGTGGCCACTTCCTGGCGAGTCGTTCCCGCAACTTCGTCGTTGCTACCCGGCCCTTTTCGAGTTGCTGTAACTTCCGGTCTCTCTTGACCCTCTGGCAAAACTCACCTATACGGCCGCTGGTCAACAATGGGTCGCACTGCGCGCCGAGGTCGGTGTGCCACGCGGCCTTTGCAGGCCTCCCATCTTGCCAGTTCCGGCGGTGTTTTTCGCATGTCCACACGCGGGCGCCACATCATTGCGCGCGTTGCCAGCGCGGCTTGCTTGCTGCTTGTCGCGCTGGGCGTGTCGGGCTGCGCCGAGATTCCCGCCGGCATCGACAGCTCGCTCCACAACCGCATTACGGTGCCTCCCGCGCGGCTGTTGGCCGATGAACTAGACGCCGCCAAACCCGAGGCGATTCCCCCGGGCAAGGCGACTTCTGCGCCCGGCGGCTCGTCGCTTCCTGCACCAAATCAGACAACAGCGCCACTGCCAGAGCCGAATT includes:
- a CDS encoding trypsin-like peptidase domain-containing protein; translated protein: MSDHILHHQFLSSGAGETTPQRPDRDPVRAESHDAELLDAYSRAVIGVVEAVSPAVISVTGGRGNGGGLGSGFIITPDGYAVTNSHVVGGQSSLSSETSDGDRIHADVIGDDPATDLALLRLAARDLPYASLGESASLRVGQLVIAMGSPLGLQSTVSTGVVSAVGRSMRSQGGRLIENVIQHAAPINPGNSGGPLVDSRGHVVGVNTAIIAFAQGLGFAIPSSTVQWVTTELLAHRQVRRRQLGIVASTVSVPRHLIRQFDLLSDQAVGVVEVAEGSIAERSGLRAGDLLVEINGRITTGVDDVHRVLSQLGHDAELEAAVVREERRLTLVLR